TTGAGCCCAACGCTTTTCAGGAGGTTTACTACAAATTCCTCAGGATCATCGACTTCAATGCCATGAAATCTCACGGGCTCCATGATTATTTCAAACACCGTCTGTCTTGGATTTAGGGATGAGTACGGATCCTGAAACATTATCTGGGCTTTCCTCCTGAACCATTTGAGCTCATCACCTTTAAGCTCCATAACGTTCTTGCCTTCAAAGAGGATTTCACCAGCAGTTGGCTCTATCAAACGAAGGATTGTTCTTCCTGTCGTTGTCTTACCACAGCCGCTCTCGCCTACTAAGCCAAAGGTTTCACCCTTGTATATCTCAAAGCTTATGTCATCAACTGCCTTAACCCAGCCCTTTGTGAAAAATAAGCCTTTCACGGGAAAGTACTTTTTGAGATGTTTAACTTCTAACACTTTCTCCATGCTCTCACCTCAGTAAAGGTGACATGCTACAAAATGCCCATCTTCCATTTCTTTCAGCTCAGGTACTTTACGCTTGCACACCTCTGTTGCAAATGGACATCTCGGATGGAATCTGCAGCCACTCGGCGGTGTTATCAGATTCGGCACTGTTCCGGGAATAGCCTCTAAGCGCTCAATCTTTGTCATTGGATTTGGCACAGCCTTAAGAAGACCCTTGGTGTATGGATGTAAAGGATTCTTGAAGATCTGCTCCACTGAACCAATCTCAACTATCTTTCCAGCATACATCACAGCTACTCTGTCGGCAGTTTCGGCAACAACACCTAAGTTATGTGTGATCAAAATGACCGTTGCTTTGTATTTTTCCTTAAGCTGGTTAATCAAGTCAAGGATCTGGGCTTGGACTGTAACATCCAAAGCCGTTGTAGGCTCATCGGCAATGAGAATCTTTGGATTGTTTGCGATTCCAATTCCAATAACCACTCTCTGCTTCATTCCACCGCTCAGCTCATGAGGATAATTCTTGACCCTATTTTCTGGATCGGGGATAAGAACGGATCTTAAAATGTCAACAGCTTTTTTAATTCCCTCTTTTATGCTCTCAACCTTTCCATGAACTTCCATTGCCTCGGCTATTTGATAACCTACTGTGTAAAGAGGATCAAGTGAAGCATGAGGATCCTGGAAGATGTAAGCTATTTCATTCCCCCTAATTTCCCTGATCTGCTCTTCATTAAGTTTGAGGAGATCAACGACTGTACCATCTTCCTTATGATACAGTACCTCACCCTCAACGATCCTTCCTGGACTCTCAATCAGCTGAGTTAATGCCCTTGAGGTTACGCTCTTTCCACAGCCTGTTTCTCCAACCAATGCGAAAGTTTCACCCCTGTACACATCAAATGAAACTCTTTCTATTGCCTTAACTATTCCGGCGTAAGTGTAAAAGTGAACGGTTAGGTTTCTAACTTGCAAAATTGGTTCAGGCATTTGCCTCACCCTCCTTCTTGCTCTTCTTCACTTTGAACTCAATGCTCCTTCTTGTCTTTGGATCAAGTATGTCTCTGAGACCGTCACCCAGCAGGTTCCAGCCCAATGCCACAAGCATGACAACCAATCCTGGATAGAACACCAGCCACCATGCCTTCGGGAAGTACTGAGCTCCATCATAAACTATTCTACCCCAGTCAGCTATTGGGGGAGTTGCACCTAATCCAAGAAAGCTCAATCCAGCTTCCATAAGGATTACTCCACCGAAATCAAGTGTTATGTACACCAGTATGGGCCCAATTATGTTTGGCAGTATATGTTTGAACATTATTGTTCTCGCTGGCAGTCCTATAGCCCTTGCTGCTTCTATGTACAGCTTCTCCTTTTCTGTTAGAGTTGACCCTCTCGTTATTCTTGCATAAGCTGGCCACCAAACGATGATCATCGCCAATATGACCGCCAAAAGTCTTCCGAGGTTTCCAGCTTCTCTAACATCTAAGGCAAATAACCACAACACAAATTTTTGCACAGCCTCGTGTGTGGAAATAAAATTCTGGATTCTTTCGGGGAGCACTGCAGACAGTGCAATTGCCAAGATCAACGCTGGAAATGCAAGAAACATATCTGTTATACGCATTATTAGCTCGTCAACTTTTCCCCCGTAATAACCTGCTATGAGTCCAAGGATTATCCCAAGAGGTACCCCAAGGGATATGACTATTATTGAGATTACAAAGCTTGTCCTGGCACCGCTCAGGATTAAACTCAGCAGATCTCTACCATAGTGATCCGAACCAAGGGGGAAGGTTATTACAGTATTATTGTAGTAGTCAAGGACAAATTTGCTTCCTGGTGGCGCTAAGACGATTTTATCATAGCTCTTTGTATAGAGCATCGGGAAGAAGTTGTACCTCCAGTGTGCTAACCTTGGTCCAAAGATTCCTACTAAGATGAACAGAATCACAAGGAACAGCCCAATCAGGGCAGGTGGGGATCTGTTAAGAGCGTAAAGCATTAAGCGCCATTCTTCCATCTTTGATTTGTTCTTTTCTTTCCAGCCCTTTTTGAATAAGCTTATGAACGAACCCAATCCATAAACAATTTTGTCTGCAAGCTTATCCAAAATGCTCTTTTTGTATTCCTCTTGCATCTTGACCACCTCAGTATCTAACCCTTGGATCGATTACTGCATAGAGTATATCAACCACCAAATTCGCGGTAACGTAAATTATTGCGTAGATGAACGTTATTGCCACAACTGCTGGAAAGTCAAGGTTCTGAATTGAGAGTATAGCATACCTACCCATTCCTGGTAGGGCAAAGACAGTCTCTGTGATTGGTGTTCCAGCCAATAAGCCTCCAAACTGAAGACCAAGAACTGTAACGATTGGAACTAAGGCGTTCTTGAGGGCATGTCTGTACATCCTCAGCTTTGGAACCCCCTTAGCTTTCAGGAATTGGATATAATCACCGCTAAGGGCTTCAAGGAAGGAGTTTCTGACAAACCTTGCCAGCACACCCGTACCCATAAATCCAAGCACAAACCCTGGAAGCCAAAATCTTGCCAAATGTTGCTTGAAAAGGGTGAAGTTTCCAGTAAGGAGGGAATCAATTATAGGTATGTGGGTAATTTGAACTGGCGGCGCTGGGGGAACTCCAGCTAAGTTCGTTATCCTAAACTTCACAAAGAACACAAACAGAAGTAGATAGCCCAACCAGAAAACTGGTGTCGAAACTCCAATGAGGGCAAAAATCCTAACAAGGGTATCTATCCATGTGTTACGCTTCAATGCAGATATCAAACCAAGAGGAATTCCAATTAATATCGTGAATGTGAACGCAATTATAGCCAGCTGAAATGTCACGGGAAAACGGTCTTTAATATCATCAAACACGGGATTTGAAGTTCTTGGATCAATCAGGGTGTTTGTTGCCAAACCTTTTATCAAAAACCAGTACTGATCATACCACGGCTCATTTAAGTGATATCTTTCCTTGATTCTTTCAACAGCCTCTGGAGATGCTTTTTCACCCCCAGCCCAAGCTTTAGCGGGATCTGCTGGAATTACATATGCTATTAAAAATACAATTATTGTGACCCCAACTATTGTCGGAATGAATGTTAGAATCCTTCTGATTAAGAACTTCTTGAGATCAGCCATTTCCGTCCCTCCACTTAAGCTTTTTGCAGTTTATTGGGATAGCTGAAATTTAAAATTAAAGAAAAGAAAGGCTCAGCCTGAAACTTCAACATTAAGCTCTTTGAACTTGGTTGCACCGTAGAGGAATGGCCCAACCCAGTTGTCTGAGTCAAGGTAGTCTGGAACCCAACCGACGACGTAGACATCAAAGTCGCCCTTGCTGACCTTTCCTAAGTAGACTGGCCACTCATAGCTTGCCACTGTAACTTGGAAGCCAAGCTGGCTCCAGACGTTCTGGAGGAGGGTCATTATCTTTTCACGTGCTGAGTTTCCAGCGTTGTAGATGAGTTCAATCTTGTATTTGGTTGGATCAATGCCAGATTCCTTCAGGAGCTGCTGCGCCTTTGCCAGGTTGTAATCATATTTGATTATTCCCTGCTCTGTATAGCCTGGCCACGGCTTTGGAATTGGGCCCCAGTTCCTCTCAAGCAAACCTGAGTAGACCGTCTGGGCAATCTGATCGTATGGGATTGCATAAGCCAAAGCTTGCCTGACCTTAACGTTGTTGAAGGGCTCCTTATAGGTGTTGAATACTATGAATGTGAGGATTGGCTGCAGTAAGTCAGTCTGCACTATTGATTCAAAGCCATCAAGCTTCAAGCCCTTAACATCGTTTATTCTTTCTGGTGGTGTTGCAACCGTATCAACTGTTCCTGTCTGGAAGAGCTGGATTCTTGAAACGGCATCGTTGTTTATGACGTAGATAACCCTCTTGTGGAGGGGCTTTATGTTGTTCCATATGTCCTTATTCCAGTAATATGGATTGAGCTCAAGGACGATGTATGAGTTCTCTTGGTACTCTTTAACATAATATGGCCCAGTTCCAACTGGCTTCTTGTGCATGAGCTGGTGTGTTGGATCCTGTTCTCCCTCTTGCACGTACTTTGCCCATGCACTTGGGTTCTTACCGTTGTCTGATGCTTTTAATGCCTCTTCATACTTGTCACCAAGCAAGTACTCCATTGGAACCACTGAGAGGAACGGATCTGCAAGGATGTTAAGGACTGGAGCATATGGATGCGGCAGAACAAGCTTGAATACTCCCGCAGTCTTTCCGCTGTAGCCAAACAGCTTAAGCAAATCATCCAGTGACTTCACTTCAACGGTCTTACCTTTGTATTCTGCAATGAGCTTCTCACTCTTGAGAATATTCTCGAAGTCCTGCTCTGTCAATGCTTGTGACTTGTTGACATCCATAAACTCTGAAACCATCCATGAAACGCTGTGCCCCAATCTTTGGACACGCCAGAATGTAAATGCAACATCTGTTGCGTCAATTGGATAGGTCTTGTCGTTCCATGGGTCGTAAGCCTTAACACCGCCCCTAATGACAAAGTACCACTCTGTACCATCTTCGTTGTGTGCCCATGCAACTGCCAAATCTGGTGAAACCTCTTCTGTCTCATCCTTCCAGTATGTAACAAGAGTATCGCCAATTTCGTGCCAGATTTCCCATCCGAAGGTCTCATAGGTCCAAGCTGGATCAAAGCTCTCTGGCCATCCAATCGTTCCTATGACATATGTCTCGGCATCGTTCTTATATTCTCCAATTCCTATGCTGACACTTGGGGCATTTGGATCCTCCCAGAGGAGATCATACCTTTCTGGAAGGGTTGGGTGGTAGTATCTTCCCTTAACCCAGCTCCAGTAAACACGAAGCTGTCTGTTCTGCCCGATAATTACCTCGGGCACATAGTAGTTCCCCAATATGTAGAGAGCCTTAAACAGCTCGGTTCTTATAGCAGGATCGGTTTGCCTTCTTGCGGCAATAACAAGAGCATCAACGTTTGTATTTCTAAAGAATGCTGGGTCTATTGCTCCAAAACCCTGTCCCTCTTCCATAAGCTTCTTAATGTCAGGAGTGTTGGCTTCATCAACAACGTAGCTTACCCTAATTACCTTTTTACCGCTTGGCAATGAGACAGTTGGGTTCTCACCCTTTGGACCAACAACAATTACTGATTTATCAGTCTCAATCACTGCTACCTTATCAAGCTCAAGAATCGCAGGTGTTATCCCCTTCGGCTTTGGAGCTTGAGTCTGGGTTGTAGTTTTAGTCGGAGAGGATGCTGTTGAGGTTTGTGTTGTGGTCTGGGTTGTAGCTTGAGTTGAAGTGGGGGTAGTTGTTGTTTTTTCTCCCCCAATACAGCCGCTGGCAACTACTGCAAAACCCAAAATTGCAATTAAAAACAATGCTGATAGTGCCTTCTTCATGGGTATCCCCCCAAAGTTGGCAATAATCTATAGAGAATATTCCAGTAATAAAACTTTCGATTACTTAGACAAATTTATGACTAAATAATTATCTCGCTCTCAAAATGTCTCACACAATGTTATATATTTTTCAAAAATTGTTATCAAAATGAAAACATTTAAAAAAAGTTGATATTCAATGTACCTCTTAAACGCTCAATAGTGCACATTTTGTGATATTGCCATGGAAAGACGTGCAACACTGTTCTGATTTTTGAATTCAAATAGAAAGTAACTACGAAAAGCTTAAATGAGATAAAATGCAAGTATCATCTGTAAAAAACTGCTCTGGTGGTGTAAATGGTTAGGGCATATGTTTTACTGACAGTTGAAATTGGAAAAGTTGAGAAAGTTATAGAAGAGCTCAAAAGGATTCCCGGAGTTACAAAGGCAGATGCTGTCACTGGACCATATGATGCAATAATACACATTGAGGCAGCAGACCTTGGAGAACTCACGAGAAAAATCCTACATGATATACACAACATTGATGGTGTAATTGACACCACAACAGCGATAGTTGTTGAGTTAGAGGAAGAGTGACTACTTTTTCCTCCTCTTAGACTTCCTAAATTCCCTAATCTTTTGAGCAATTAGCCTTAGGCTTTTTGACTTTCCATACTTGCTTTCAATAACGAGCATCCCCTTTGCTCGAAGGGTCTCGTCTAATCCTGATACACGGGGATTTAGCTTGTCCCATTCAACTTTAACGATCTTCATACCAAGGGTTTTAGCTGCTTCAATAATCTCATCAAGTTTGGGGGACTCAACTGCTAAGTTTTTAGAAACTTCCCTTCCATATTTCCTTGACAACCTTGCATCCAGTTCACCTGCCCATACCACGAACTTTCTCATTCTTAACACCTAAAAGGTTTAAAAGATAAGATATTAAAAATTCTTTGGTGGGTAAAATGGAAATTCACTCAATTGGAAAGTTTCTAAAAGGGCATGTGAGAGGAGGTGACGTTGTTTTAATAGAATACCCTAGTGCTTATCCCTTTGAAGACCTCGTGTGGGGAGAGATTATCCCCGAGATTTCTCACGACAATCAAATAGTTGTTGATGATTTCTTTGGTATTGGAGATTTAAGCTTTAGAAATTATATCAGGAAAATTTCTCCAAAGGATTACAGAAGAATCATCGAGATAACAAAGCATATAAAAGTGATCAAAATAGGCCCAGGAAGAGCAAGTTATGGATCAATCGTTGATGAAATTCCCCTAACATATGAAATATCCGAATTCATGAAAAATTATTACGACGCAATTAGAAAAGCTCTTGTAGATTCAATAAAACCACTTTATTTCCTGAGCTTTGGATTATCGGAGTACTTCTACTTTGGAAAGGAAAGGGCAATTCAGGCTATTTTATTCAGTAGAAGCAACCTCCCAGTAGAGGATTGGACCTCGATTTATTTGATAAATAAAAACTTGGTGGAAATGCCCCAGTTGGCAATTTTAGAAGACATCTCAGCATGGATCATCGACATAAACCAAGAAGAAGAGTACATAGTCAAGATCAAAAAGGGAAATGGTGAGAAAAAGTGATAGCAGAGGATGAAAAAGTTCTGCTGGTTGATCCAAGAGGAAAAAGATATCTAATAACTGCAAAGAAGCAGGAGTTTCATACTGATCTGGGGAAGATAAACCTTAGTGAAATAATTGGGAAAAAGTTTGGGGATGTTATCGAATCACATAAGGGATATAAGTTCAAAATTTTGAAGCCCAGAATAATTGATTTCATTGATAAAATGAAGCGCGGCCCTCAGATAATCCATCCCAAGGATGCAGCCCAAATTGTTGCTTTTGCAGGAATCTCCCCAGGGGATTTTATAGTGGAAGCTGGAGTCGGAAGCGGTGCGTTGACTCTTTTCTTGGCAAACATAGTTGGACCTAACGGAAAAATAGTCAGTTATGAGGTTAGAGAGGACTTTGCAAGGCTTGCATGGAAAAACATTGAATGGGCAGGTTTTGATGACAGGGTTACTATAAAGCTCAAGAGCATTTACGATGGAATAGACGAGAAAGATGTTGATCACATAATTCTTGACTTGCCTCAGCCAGAGAGGGTTGTTGAGCACGCTGTAGAAGCATTAAAGCCTGGAGGATATTTTGTGGCATACACTCCATGTATAAACCAAGTTGCTCGCCTTTATGAAAAGCTGAGAGAGTTCAGGGAGCATTTCATGAGACCCAAAACTATTGAATGCTTAGTTAGAGAGCAGGAAGTTAGGGAAGAATGCATAAGGCCAAGAACAAGGATGATTGCACACACAGGATACATAACATTTGCGAGAAAGATTTAGTCAGCAGAGAGGGAGGTTCATCACCACCTCAGCGTACCGTGAGGCTCATCCCCAATTCTGAAATTTAGGCTCCTTTTTTTAGGATTTTTGGTTAAGTATGATTATTGCAAAATTTTCTTCAATGTTGTTAACCTTTGGTTAACAATACTTTTATAAATACCTCATGTTCACAACCTTTGTAAATGCTCAAGAATGAGCACATGTACGGGGGTGTTCATTGTGTACAAGATCTTAGAAAGAAAGGAAATTGCAATGAGAAATGTCTGGTTTAAAGTTCACGCTCCACACATAGTTAGAAAACTCCAACCAGGCCAGTTTATAATTGTTAGAGCTTTCGAAAATGGGGAAAGGGTACCCCTTACGCCAGTCACGTGGAGCAGGGAGGAGGGATGGATAGGGCTTATTGTATTCACAAGAGGAAAAACAACGATGCAGATAAACACTGAGCTCAAAGAAGGGGATTATTTCCTTAACATTGCTGGTCCGCTTGGTAACCCAGCTCCGATGGAAAACTACGGAAAAATACTTGCTATAGGCTTGTATACGGGTATAGTCGAAGTGTTTCCAATAGCAAGAGCATGGCAAGAAATTGGAAATGAAGTTCATACCCTTCAGGTCACCTTCGAACCCATGATCCTCTTAAAAGATGAACTCGAAAAGACTGTTTCAAAACACACTGCTGTAGGTGTTCCGCTTAATCCAGAGAGGAGCTTCCCCGAAAACATGAAAAATGTAACCGCCAAGGCAAGAGAAATAGTCAGAGACATGATAAGAAAACTTAAACCAGATTTAGTGTTTATGGTTGGGCCAGTTGGTGATCAAAAAGTGATTTTTGAAGTTGTCAAGGAATTCAATGTTCCAATGCTTGTTGATCTACATCCGATTATGGTTGACGGAACTGGTATGTGTGGCGCTTGTAGAGTAACAGTAGGAGGGAAGGTGAGATTCGCTTGTGTTGATGGTCCAACTTTCAATGCATATGAAGTTGATTTTGACGAGCTGATCAAGAGGTCTGGCTATTATAAAGATTTGGAGATGAGAGCTATGCAAGAATATATGCAAAAGCTTCAAGGGGGTGCACAGTGATGGCAAAGAGAAAGCTCATAAAAAACAGAGTCCCTACCCCCGAAAGATCGGCTTATGAGAGAATCAAGAGTTTTGAAGAGGTCAATTTAGGATACGATTTTGATCTTGCTTTAATGGAGGCTGAGCGTTGCCTGCAGTGTCCAGAAAAATACGCTCCATGTATTAAAGGTTGTCCCGTAAACATAAACATTCCCGCCTTCATAGCCAAGATTAAAGAAGGGGACATTAAAGGAGCCTTAGAAGTCATTTGGGCTTGTAATTCTTTGCCTGCCATAACTGGTAGGGTTTGCCCCCAAGAAGACCAATGCGAAGGCGTCTGCGTAATGGGCAAAGTAGGCGACCCAATAAACATAGGAAAACTCGAAAGATTCGTAGCAGACTACGCAAGAGAAAAAGGGATAGACGACGAGCTTTTAATGGAAATCATACCCAAAATCGAAAAGAAAGAGCAAAAAATAGCTGTTGTTGGAGCAGGACCAGCAGGCTTAACCTGTGCAGCAGAACTAGCAAAAATGGGCTACAAAGTTACAATCTTCGAAGCCCTCCACAAACCCGGAGGAGTCCTAATATACGGAATCCCAGAATTCAGACTACCAAAACAAATCGTGAAAAAAGAACTCAAGAAGCTTGAGCTTTTAGGTGTTAAGATAAAGACAGACCATATAGTTGGAAGAACCGTAACAATCCCAGAGCTCATTGAAGAATATGATGCAGTGTTTATTTCTACAGGTGCTGGAACGCCCAAACTTCCAGAAGTGCCTGGAATAAACCTCAACGGAATTTATTCAGCCAACGAGTTTCTTACAAGGGTTAATCTAATGAAAGCATATAAGTTCCCAGAATACGACACCCCAATAAAAGTGGGCAAAAAGACAATAGTGATTGGTGCCGGAAATACAGCGATGGATGCTGCAAGGACTGCTCTAAGGCTTGGAAGCGATGTCACAATAGCGTACAGGAGAGGAAGAGAGGATATGACAGCAAGAATTGAGGAGATCCATCACGCTGAGGAAGAAGGTGTGAAGTTTATGTTCTTTGTGAGTCCATTAGAGTTCATTGGAGACGAACACGGCAATGTCAAGGCTGTTAAATTCATGAAAACGAAAGTGCTTGATGAAAAAGAATCCAATGGAAAGAGAAAAATTATCCCAACAGGTGAAACAATAACAGTCGAAGCTGATACGGTGATTATAGCAATTGGACAAGTTCCAAACAAGATAATCTGGAAGACAACGCCCGGCTTGGAGATTACAGAGAAAGGGACTATTGTAGTGGATGAGAATTTGATGACTTCGATTCCTGGTGTTTTTGCGGGTGGGGATGCAATAAGAGGAGAAGCAACCGTAATCTTAGCAATGGGAGACGGAAGAAAAGCAGCAAAAGCAATACACGAATACTTGCAGAGGAAAAGCGAAAATGCTTGATTTTTCTCCCATATTTTTCTGAATCTTAGGAGATAAATTTATCAGGTCCCAGGAGAAATAACCAAAGGCTATGAGGATCCTCACGATAGCTGAGATGTGATGACGGGCATACTGGCCGAGCCTATTTGTGGGGGCTGATTTTTTCTACTTACCTTTGAATTCCAATAGCTTTATTTTATCAGGAGGCAATAATAAAAATGGGCGATGACGAGCTCTAGGGTATCTGAAATTATGATGAAAAAGGAAAGCCGAGCTATTCCTTTTCTTCCTCTTCGATCTCCTCAAGGATGTGCTCGAACTTCTTGAACTCCTCGCTTTGTGCAAGAAGAGTTATGAATTCGTCAATTTCCTCTTTCTCAAGGAATGAACCAACTAAAAGCCTTCCAGTATAGCGGTTATTCTTAATCTCCCAGAACATGTAGAATTCGGGGAATTTGTTTTTGATTTTCCTATAGGCAACGCCATACTTAGAATCCTTAAGTGGGTTCTGCTCAAGGAAGAAATGGTTTTCAGAAAGCTCGATCTTATGGAGGATTGCTCCGCGCTTAGTTCTCACAAGCTTGACTTTAACATCCCATTCTTTTAGAGTTCTCACTAAAAACACCTCCAAGTGGAATATGAAAAGACAAAGTCAGACAAAATCAGAGGCTCTTCAAGTATTCTGCATACTGCTCGGCAGTCATGAGATTCTTTAAGTCCTCTTCAAGGTTTGACGGCTTAATCTTTGCGATCCATGCCCCGTATGGATCCTCGTTGATTTTCTCCGGAGAATCCTCAAGCTCTCCATTAACTTCGACAATTTCACCGCTGACTGGAGCGTAAACTTCGCTCACAGCCTTGACGCTTTCAATTTCACAGAGAACATCCCCTTGTGAAACTTCTTTTCCAACTTCTGGGAGCTCAACGTATGCAACATCACCAAGCTCTTTTTGAGCGTAGTCACTTATTCCGACAAGAACCGTCCCGTCGTCTAAAACCTGAGCCCATTCGTGCTCCTTTGTGTAGTATAACCCTTCTTTAACCTTATATTCGCCTACCTCAATCATGAGAACCACCAGAGTGTTTTACGGCTGAAAAACATTTAAACCTTTCTACATTGTCCCATTATTCCTTCCAGCACCGCCATAAATAATCCCAGCCACTATTAAAGCAAGGCCAATTATGGTTGAAATCAAAATCTTCTCACCGACTGCAAAGTGTATTATAATCAGGGAGATAAAAGGTGTTAGATAAACAAGATTTGCCATTTGAGCTGTTGTTTCTGAAAACTCCAGAGCTTTGAGCCACAAGAAGAAGGTAATGCCCATTTCAAAAGTTCCGACATATAGCGCCCCTGCCAATCCTTTAGCAGTGGGTATTACAATATTACGAGTGAGAACCACAAAAAAGAAGATGTATATAATGCCAAAAGCGAAATTAAAGAACATTTTAACCACGGCATCTCTCCTATCTCTCAGATTCAAAATCCAGTAAACCGCCCAGATCAAGGCACTCATTAACCCAAGAAAAGCCCCATAAGGATTAGCGAATTTAAGAGCGGTTATATCTCCCCGCGTTGAAATAATCAAAACTCCAGAGAAGCTGATAAAAATCCCAAAAATGTTTCTAAGCCGAATCCTCTGGTGAAGCAGAGGAATTGAAAGCAAAGTCAGCATTATTGGCCAGGTGTAGTTCAATGCCTGTGCCTCTTGGGCTGGAAGAATCGAATACGCCTTAAAAAGAACCAGATAGTAAAGAAACGGGTTGACAAATCCGAGGATTGCAGAATACTTATTAGAGGACAGCTTTTTCACAACATAGAGTT
Above is a genomic segment from Thermococcus sp. SY098 containing:
- the gltA gene encoding NADPH-dependent glutamate synthase, with amino-acid sequence MAKRKLIKNRVPTPERSAYERIKSFEEVNLGYDFDLALMEAERCLQCPEKYAPCIKGCPVNINIPAFIAKIKEGDIKGALEVIWACNSLPAITGRVCPQEDQCEGVCVMGKVGDPINIGKLERFVADYAREKGIDDELLMEIIPKIEKKEQKIAVVGAGPAGLTCAAELAKMGYKVTIFEALHKPGGVLIYGIPEFRLPKQIVKKELKKLELLGVKIKTDHIVGRTVTIPELIEEYDAVFISTGAGTPKLPEVPGINLNGIYSANEFLTRVNLMKAYKFPEYDTPIKVGKKTIVIGAGNTAMDAARTALRLGSDVTIAYRRGREDMTARIEEIHHAEEEGVKFMFFVSPLEFIGDEHGNVKAVKFMKTKVLDEKESNGKRKIIPTGETITVEADTVIIAIGQVPNKIIWKTTPGLEITEKGTIVVDENLMTSIPGVFAGGDAIRGEATVILAMGDGRKAAKAIHEYLQRKSENA
- a CDS encoding DMT family transporter — translated: MHQQKSAYVYGIITVLLWSTVASAFKLSLRYLSYLNLLLYASFTSLFIFFILLVLQNKLYVVKKLSSNKYSAILGFVNPFLYYLVLFKAYSILPAQEAQALNYTWPIMLTLLSIPLLHQRIRLRNIFGIFISFSGVLIISTRGDITALKFANPYGAFLGLMSALIWAVYWILNLRDRRDAVVKMFFNFAFGIIYIFFFVVLTRNIVIPTAKGLAGALYVGTFEMGITFFLWLKALEFSETTAQMANLVYLTPFISLIIIHFAVGEKILISTIIGLALIVAGIIYGGAGRNNGTM
- a CDS encoding DUF7132 family protein, producing MRTLKEWDVKVKLVRTKRGAILHKIELSENHFFLEQNPLKDSKYGVAYRKIKNKFPEFYMFWEIKNNRYTGRLLVGSFLEKEEIDEFITLLAQSEEFKKFEHILEEIEEEEKE
- the gcvH gene encoding glycine cleavage system protein GcvH, producing MIEVGEYKVKEGLYYTKEHEWAQVLDDGTVLVGISDYAQKELGDVAYVELPEVGKEVSQGDVLCEIESVKAVSEVYAPVSGEIVEVNGELEDSPEKINEDPYGAWIAKIKPSNLEEDLKNLMTAEQYAEYLKSL